A genomic segment from Spinacia oleracea cultivar Varoflay chromosome 3, BTI_SOV_V1, whole genome shotgun sequence encodes:
- the LOC110796815 gene encoding protein TRACHEARY ELEMENT DIFFERENTIATION-RELATED 7A-like codes for MDHGAFFKLSFLVLLLVTFASFLSPFIAEARQKHAHPGNNGHHRVKYSPLPSQPLSPTTAPVPAPNGGGTPPSPSSSPPLSVPISPSFPEDDEIVTPPPPFDPYNIGTPAVGPPPGYVFPPYQTHGCHYPCTDSNDCDWPCTVCCWNNTCCYDWPELPYE; via the exons ATGGATCATGGAGCTTTTTTCAAGCTATCTTTTCTAGTACTCCTCCTTGTAACTTTCGCATCAT TTCTGTCTCCATTTATAGCAGAAGCAAGACAGAAACACGCACATCCCGGCAACAACGGCCACCACCGCGTGAAGTATTCCCCACTGCCATCACAACCATTATCACCAACAACAGCACCAGTACCAGCACCTAACGGCGGCGGTACACCACCTTCACCATCATCTTCCCCACCGTTATCAGTTCCAATATCTCCATCTTTCCCTGAAGATGATGAAATAgtaacaccaccaccaccattcgATCCTTACAATATAGGAACGCCAGCAGTAGGTCCGCCACCAGGGTACGTATTCCCGCCTTATCAAACCCACGGTTGTCACTACCCTTGCACTGACTCCAACGACTGCGATTGGCCTTGTACCGTCTGTTGCTGGAATAACACTTGTTGCTATGACTGGCCAGAGCTTCCCTACGAATAA
- the LOC110798192 gene encoding leucine-rich repeat extensin-like protein 3, giving the protein MEHQGGFLKLSFMIVILVTFSSFLSPFIAEARQKHVHHHSNDFHHRVKSSPLPPPPPLTPTTAPASAPNVGVAPFPSSASPLSTYPDPPLSAPSSSPRTVDATITSPPPPPPPPTHEGVITPPPPTDDVIMEHTYTMSPPPTDDDAITPPPPPPPPPFDPYIGPPPSTDGDEITPPTPPTVELSTPWAPSPFYWQGIGFPAPEPPSIPAYKPHGCHYPCADSNDCDWPCTACCWNNTCCYDWPELPYE; this is encoded by the exons ATGGAGCATCAAGGAGGTTTTCTCAAGCTATCTTTCATGATAGTCATCCTAGTAACCTTCTCATCAT TTCTTTCTCCATTTATAGCAGAAGCAAGACAAAAGCACGTACACCATCACAGCAATGATTTCCACCACCGTGTGAAGTCTTCTCCATTGCCGCCGCCACCACCGCTTACACCAACAACAGCACCGGCATCAGCACCTAATGTCGGTGTAGCACCATTTCCATCATCTGCGTCACCACTATCAACTTATCCTGATCCACCATTGTCTGCACCATCTTCGTCTCCACGAACAGTTGATGCTACAATaacatcaccaccaccaccaccaccaccgcctaCACATGAGGGTGTTATAACACCACCACCGCCTACGGATGATGTTATAATGGAACATACTTATACTATGTCACCTCCGCCTACAGATGATGATGCTataacaccaccaccaccaccaccaccaccaccatttgATCCTTATATTGGACCACCTCCGTCTACAGATGGTGATGAAATAACACCACCTACTCCGCCTACAGTAGAACTTTCAACACCATGGGCACCTTCGCCGTTTTATTGGCAAGGGATAGGGTTTCCAGCACCAGAACCACCATCAATCCCAGCATATAAACCTCATGGTTGTCACTACCCCTGTGCTGATTCAAACGACTGTGATTGGCCCTGTACAGCCTGTTGCTGGAATAATACTTGTTGCTACGACTGGCCGGAACTACCGTATGAATAA